The Pseudomonas solani genome segment CGGTCGAAGTCGGCGCCCAGGTTGAGGATCGGGTTACCGCTGCCGTCTTCGGACAGGGTCACGCGGCTCGGCGCATCGAAGTCGCGGGCGGCCAGCAGGGACACGGAACCACCCTGCTCGGCGCTGCGCGCCATGGTGGCGAGCATTTCGTCCATCAGCGCGGCCTCGAGGCTCGGGCTGTCGGAACGGCTCGGCCAGCCGGTGTCGGCGGTGCTGCCTGCCGGACGGGTGGTGGTGATGACGAAGATCTCGCTGGTGTTGCGCTGCACACCCGGCTCGATGCGTACGCGGGCACGCACTTCGCTGTCGGGCTCGACACCGCTCACGCGGCTGCCGAGGCGGCGTGCCAGGGGAGCGGAGAGCTGATCCAGGCGCTGCCAGCCGGTGCTGAACTCACCGGTCTGCGGGCGCTCGTCGACGACCTTGAAGCCGCCGTCTTCGAAGAACTGGCGCGCGACCGGCCAGACTTCTGCCGGGACGCGCTGGGCAACCACCCAGCGGGAGTCGCCGCTCTTCTGCAGGCTGTAGTCGCTGACCTCGCCCTTGACCTGCAGGGGCTGCGGGCGCGGGACTTCGTAGTCGGCATCGTTGCGGCTGTCGGCGACGTTCACCGGCACCGGCAGCAACGGGTCAAGACGTTTGGATTGGGCATCCGGGGGCAGCTGCATGGGCGCGGTCTGGCGCGCTTCCAGGTAGTCGTTGCCGCGGTCGCGGAAATAGCCATCTTCGCCCCAAAGCCAGCCGCAGCCGCTGGTGCTGGAGATCATCAGGGCGAGAGCGGAAAGTCCGGCCAGTCGCTTCATGCGTAGTAATTCCTCGGATTAAACCAATACACCGGACTGGCGGAGCGCCTGACGCAGCGGTTCGTGGCAACGCGGGCTGAGCCAGGTCAGCGGCAGACGGATGCCATCGGGCATCAGGCCCATCTCGTGCAGGGCCCATTTCACCGGAATCGGGTTCGATTCGATGAACAGCGCCTTGTGCAGCGGCATCAGCTTGTCGTTGATGGCACGGGCGGTTTCAGCATCGCCACGCATGGCGGCGGCGCAGAGTTCGGCCATCTCGCGGGGGGCGACGTTGGCGGTCACGGAGATGTTGCCCTTGCCGCCCATGAGCATCAGCTCGACGGCGGTGGCGTCGTCACCGGAATAGACGAGGAAGTCCTTGCTCACGCGATCCAGTACTTCCTGGCCACGCTTGAGGTCGCCGGTGGCTTCCTTGATACCGATGATGTTGGAGATCTTCGCCAGGCGCTCGACGGTCTCGGGCAGCATGTCGCAGACGGTGCGGCCGGGGACGTTGTAGAGGATCTGCGGGATCGCGACGGATTCGGCGATGTGGCGGAAATGCTGGTACAGGCCTTCCTGGGTCGGCTTGTTGTAGTACGGGGTCACCAGCAGGCAGGCATCGGCGCCAACGCCCTTGGCGGCGGCGGTGAGGTCGACCGACTCACGGGTGGAGTTGCCACCGGTGCCGGCGATGACCGGGATGCGGCCATTGACCTGATCCACCACGCGGCGGATGACTTCGATGTGTTCGTTCACGTCCAGCGTCGCGGATTCACCCGTGGTGCCGACTGCGACTATGGCGTTGGTGCCTTCCTGCAGGTGGAAATCCACCAGCTTGGTCAGACTCGCCCAGTCCAGTTGACCTTGTGCATCCATGGGCGTGACCAGTGCCACCATACTGCCCGCAATCATGCAACCGCTCCTGCCGGAAAAAGAGAGCCGTAATGGTACTGGTGCCCATTGCCCAGCACAAGCTGACGAGGGTGCCTCAAGCATTCCCCTCGGCGGCGCTTTTCGCTAACCTTCCCGCTTTGATCGGCGCGGCTTTGCCCGCCCTCCTCTCGCTTTAGGAATGCTGCATGTCCACCACCCCGCCCCGCGAACAATTCCTTGTGATCAGTGCCCTTGGCGTCAACCCGATGGAGCTGACCAACGTGCTGTGCCGAGCCAGCCAGGAAAACCGCTGCGCAGTGGTCAGCAGCCGCCTGACCCGCCACGGTGAGTACTGCGCCCTGGTACTGCAGGTATCCGGCAGTTGGGATGCCCTGGCCCGCCTCGAAGCCGGCCTGCCGGCCCTGGCCAAGCGCCACGAGTTCACCACCCAGGTGACCCGCAGCGCCGCGCTGGAGCCCCGCCCGCAGTCGCTGCCCTACGTCGCCTACGTCAGCGCCGCGTACCGCCCGGATATCCTCAACGAGCTGTGCCAGTTCTTCATCGATCACCGTGTCGAACTGGAGAGCCTCACCTGCGACACCTACCAGGCGCCGCAGACCATGAGCACCATGCTCAACGCCACCATCACCGTGACGCTGCCCGCCGGCACCCAGATCAGTTGGCTGCGCGACCAGTTCCTCGACTTCGCCGACGCGCTGAACCTCGACGCGCTGATCGAGCCCTGGCGCCCGCAGCACCCGTAAGGAGCAAGACATGGCCGTAACCATCGACCAGCCGGTCGCCGATTTCACCGCCCCCGCCACCAGCGGCCAGCAGGTGACCCTCTCCGCCCTCAGGGGCAAGCAGGTAGTGATCTATTTCTACCCGAAGGACAGCACCCCGGGCTGCACCACCGAAGGCCAGGGTTTCCGTGACCAGCACGGCGCCTTCGCAGCAGCCAACACGGTGATCTTCGGTGTCTCCCGCGATGGCCTGAAGTCCCACGAGAACTTCAAGTGCAAGCAGGAGTTCCCCTTCGAGCTGATCTCCGACAAGGACGAGGCGGTCTGCCAGCTGTTCGACGTGATCAAGCTGAAGAAGCTCTACGGCAAGGAATACATGGGCGTCGACCGCAGCACCTTCCTCATCGACAAGGACGGCGTGCTGCGCCAGGAGTGGCGTGGCGTGAAGGTTCCCGGCCATGTGGATGCCGTGCTCGCCGCCGCGCAGGCGCTGAACAAGGGCTGAGCCCAGGCGCCATGCAGACGCAATGAAAGAAGGCCGCGATCGCGGCCTTTTTCATGTGCACTTACATCAGCGAGGCTCACATCAGCGGTGATGGCCCTTCCCGCAGGGGCCCGCTGCGTGGCCAGGCATCCAGCACCGCCTTGAACAGGGTCGCCAGGGGGATAGCGAAGAAGATCCCCCAAAAGCCCCAGAGCCCGCCAAACAGCAGCACTGCGCAAATGATCGCCACCGGGTGCATGTTCACCGCCTCGGAGAACAGCAGCGGCACCAGGATGTTGCCATCCAGCGCCTGGATCACCCCGTAAACCACCATCAGGTAGATGAACTGGTCGCCCCAGCCCCACTGGAACAGCGCGATCAGGGCCACCGGCACGGTCACCACCACCGCGCCTATGTAGGGCACCACCACCGAGAGGCCGACCAACAGGGCCAGCAACGCCGCATAGTTGAGCCCGAGAGAGACGAAGGCGACGTAGGTCACGCCGCCACAGATGACGATCTCGATCACCTTGCCGCGGATGTAGTTGGCGATCTGCTGGTGCATTTCCCGCCAGACCTGGGTCATCAGCGCCCGCTCGCGCGGCAGGTAGCCGCTCATCCAGCGCTGGATCAGCTCGCGGTCCTTGAGGAAGAAGAACACCAGGATCGGCACAAGCACCAGGTAGATCATCAGGTTGACCACCAGCGGCAGGCTGGAGAGCGAGAAGGTCAACGCCCACTGGCCGAACTTGCCGATCTCGCTGCGGGTCACCTCGATGGCATTGAGCACCTGCTCGTCGGTGACCAGGTGCGGGTAGCGCTCGGGCAGCAGCAGGAGCAGCGACTGCCACTCGCCGAGCATGCGCGGCAGCTCGTTGAACAGGGTGCTGAGCTGCTGCCAGAGCAGCGGCATGAGCACCACCAGGAACAGCGCCAGGGCACCGATGAACAGCGCGAACACCAGCCACACGGCCAGCGTCTCGGGCATGCGCAGGCGCTCGAGGAAATTCACCACCCCCTGCATCAGGAAGGCCAGCACCAGACCCGCCAGGACCGGCGCCAACATGTTGCCGAGGGTGAGGACGAGGGTGAAGCCCAGGACCAGGAAGACCGCCAGTACCACCGCTTCTTCATCGGAGAAGTAGCGCTGCACCCAATCGCGAAGCACCTTGAACATCGGAGTTCCTTGGTAAGCGGAGAAATTCAGGCCTTGCGCAGCCAGTAGCGATAGGTCCCGCCCTGCTCTTCCTCGTGCAGCAGCACGTGGCCGGCGAGGCGGGCGAAGGCGCGGAAGTCGCGTTGCGAACCGGCATCGGTGGCGGTGACCTTGAGCACTGCGCCACTGGCCAGACGGTTGAGTTCCAGCTTGGCCTTGAGCAGCGGCAAGGGGCAGTTGAGCCCGCTGGCGTCGAGTTCGGCGTCGAAGGTATCGGGAGCGCCGGTGGCGTCTGTCATGGGTGTTCTCCAGGAGGGCGCCTAGGATACAGAAGCCCGCGCAACCCTGGCCAGCCGACCGGGCGGGAGGCTACAGTTAGCGCTTTGCCGACAAGAGCCCTGTGCATGAATCCGCTGCGCCCCACTCTGCTGACGCTTGCCTGCCTCCTCGCATCGCCCGTGATGGCCGATGACCTGCCGTCCCTCGGCGACTCCAGTTCGGCCATCGTCTCCCCGGAACAGGAACACCAGCTGGGCCGCGCCTGGCTCAGCCTGCTGCGCGGCCAGGTGGAACAGCTCCCGGACCCGCAGCTCAAGGACTATGTCGAAACCAGCGTCTACCGCCTGGCCGAAACCAGCCAGTTGCAGGACCGTCGCCTGGAATTCGTGCTGCTCAAGAGCCCGCAGCTCAACGCCTTCGCCGCGCCGGGCGGCATCGTCGGCGTCAACGGCGGCCTGTTCCTCTATGCACCGAACGAAGCCGAGTACGCCTCGGTTCTCGCCCACGAACTGGCTCACCTGTCGCAACGCCACTTCGCACGCGGCATCGAAGCCCAGCAACGCATGCAGATCCCGGTGATGGCGGCCATGCTGGCCGGTATCGTCGCGGCCGCCGCAGGCGCCGGTGACGCGGGCATGGCAGCGATCATGTCGACCCAGGCCGCCGCGATCCAGGAGCAGCGCCGCTTCTCCCGGCAGAACGAACAGGAAGCCGACCGCATCGGTCTGCTCAACCTGGAAAAGGCCGGTTACGACCCCCGCGCCATGCCCAACATGTTCGAGCGCCTGATGCGCCAGTACCGCTACGACTCCAAACCGCCGGAATTCCTCCTCACCCACCCGGTGACCGAGTCGCGTATCGCCGACACCCGCAACCGTGCCGAACAGGCGCCACCGGGCGGCGTGGAGAACAGCCTGCGCTACCAGTTGATGCGCGCCCGCGTGCAGCTGATGTTCGAAGAAACCCCGGGGATTTCCGCCAAGCGCTTCCGCGCCATGCTCGACGCCGATCCCAAGCTGGATGCCGCGCGCTACGGCCTGGCCATTGCGCAGATCAAGAACGGCCAGCTCAACGAGGCGCGTGAAGGCCTGGCGCAATTGCTGGCCAAGTCGCCCAACGAGATCGTCTACAACCTCGCCCAGGTGGACCTGGACATCACCGCCAACCGTCTGCCGGACGCGCAGAAACGGGTCGACCGACTGCTGGGCCTGTACCCCAACAACTACCCGCTGAAGCAGGCGCGCAGCGACCTGATGCTCAAGCTCAACAAACCCCAGGAAGCGGAGAAAATCCTCGACGGCCTGGTGAAGTCCCGGCCCAACGACCCGGACGTCTGGTACCAGGTGGCCGAAGTACGCGGGCTGGCCGGCAACACCATCGGCCTGCACCAGGCGCGCGCAGAGTTCTTCGCCCTGGTCGGCGACTACGACCAGGCCATCGAACAGCTGGATTTCGCCAAACGCCGCGCCACCAACAACTTCCCGCTCGCCTCGCGCATCGATGCACGCCAGCAGGAGATGATCGAGCAGCAGAAGACCATCAAGCAGATGATGCGCTGACAGCAAGCGCACACGAAAAAGCCCGGACAGGTCCGGGCTTTTTTGTGCGTGCCGATCAGGCGTTGCCGGCGAGCTTCAACCGTGCGGCCTGGGTGAAGTCGAGCATGCGCTTGAGCGGCTTGATCGCCCGGGGCACCAGCGCGGCATCGACGAAGATTTCGTTGCTGCCTTCGCGCAGGCACTGCAGGGTGCGCTCCAGGGTGTTCATGGCCATCCAGGGGCAGTGCGCGCAACTGCGGC includes the following:
- the dapA gene encoding 4-hydroxy-tetrahydrodipicolinate synthase, with protein sequence MIAGSMVALVTPMDAQGQLDWASLTKLVDFHLQEGTNAIVAVGTTGESATLDVNEHIEVIRRVVDQVNGRIPVIAGTGGNSTRESVDLTAAAKGVGADACLLVTPYYNKPTQEGLYQHFRHIAESVAIPQILYNVPGRTVCDMLPETVERLAKISNIIGIKEATGDLKRGQEVLDRVSKDFLVYSGDDATAVELMLMGGKGNISVTANVAPREMAELCAAAMRGDAETARAINDKLMPLHKALFIESNPIPVKWALHEMGLMPDGIRLPLTWLSPRCHEPLRQALRQSGVLV
- the bamC gene encoding outer membrane protein assembly factor BamC, encoding MKRLAGLSALALMISSTSGCGWLWGEDGYFRDRGNDYLEARQTAPMQLPPDAQSKRLDPLLPVPVNVADSRNDADYEVPRPQPLQVKGEVSDYSLQKSGDSRWVVAQRVPAEVWPVARQFFEDGGFKVVDERPQTGEFSTGWQRLDQLSAPLARRLGSRVSGVEPDSEVRARVRIEPGVQRNTSEIFVITTTRPAGSTADTGWPSRSDSPSLEAALMDEMLATMARSAEQGGSVSLLAARDFDAPSRVTLSEDGSGNPILNLGADFDRSWSSVGRALEVADVRVDDINRSLGVYYINLAEGAEKDQEPGFFSRLWGSAPSKEEIEARADRYQVRLTRVGDSVQVTVEKDINTVAPADVARRVLGLIQENLG
- a CDS encoding glycine cleavage system protein R; this translates as MSTTPPREQFLVISALGVNPMELTNVLCRASQENRCAVVSSRLTRHGEYCALVLQVSGSWDALARLEAGLPALAKRHEFTTQVTRSAALEPRPQSLPYVAYVSAAYRPDILNELCQFFIDHRVELESLTCDTYQAPQTMSTMLNATITVTLPAGTQISWLRDQFLDFADALNLDALIEPWRPQHP
- a CDS encoding peroxiredoxin yields the protein MAVTIDQPVADFTAPATSGQQVTLSALRGKQVVIYFYPKDSTPGCTTEGQGFRDQHGAFAAANTVIFGVSRDGLKSHENFKCKQEFPFELISDKDEAVCQLFDVIKLKKLYGKEYMGVDRSTFLIDKDGVLRQEWRGVKVPGHVDAVLAAAQALNKG
- a CDS encoding AI-2E family transporter, which encodes MFKVLRDWVQRYFSDEEAVVLAVFLVLGFTLVLTLGNMLAPVLAGLVLAFLMQGVVNFLERLRMPETLAVWLVFALFIGALALFLVVLMPLLWQQLSTLFNELPRMLGEWQSLLLLLPERYPHLVTDEQVLNAIEVTRSEIGKFGQWALTFSLSSLPLVVNLMIYLVLVPILVFFFLKDRELIQRWMSGYLPRERALMTQVWREMHQQIANYIRGKVIEIVICGGVTYVAFVSLGLNYAALLALLVGLSVVVPYIGAVVVTVPVALIALFQWGWGDQFIYLMVVYGVIQALDGNILVPLLFSEAVNMHPVAIICAVLLFGGLWGFWGIFFAIPLATLFKAVLDAWPRSGPLREGPSPLM
- a CDS encoding M48 family metalloprotease, whose translation is MNPLRPTLLTLACLLASPVMADDLPSLGDSSSAIVSPEQEHQLGRAWLSLLRGQVEQLPDPQLKDYVETSVYRLAETSQLQDRRLEFVLLKSPQLNAFAAPGGIVGVNGGLFLYAPNEAEYASVLAHELAHLSQRHFARGIEAQQRMQIPVMAAMLAGIVAAAAGAGDAGMAAIMSTQAAAIQEQRRFSRQNEQEADRIGLLNLEKAGYDPRAMPNMFERLMRQYRYDSKPPEFLLTHPVTESRIADTRNRAEQAPPGGVENSLRYQLMRARVQLMFEETPGISAKRFRAMLDADPKLDAARYGLAIAQIKNGQLNEAREGLAQLLAKSPNEIVYNLAQVDLDITANRLPDAQKRVDRLLGLYPNNYPLKQARSDLMLKLNKPQEAEKILDGLVKSRPNDPDVWYQVAEVRGLAGNTIGLHQARAEFFALVGDYDQAIEQLDFAKRRATNNFPLASRIDARQQEMIEQQKTIKQMMR
- a CDS encoding sulfurtransferase TusA family protein, producing the protein MTDATGAPDTFDAELDASGLNCPLPLLKAKLELNRLASGAVLKVTATDAGSQRDFRAFARLAGHVLLHEEEQGGTYRYWLRKA